The genomic DNA CGATGCCGGACTCGTCAGTCTCAGTCCGCTCGACTCGTACGAATGCACTGTGCCCTCGAAGCTCTATTCGCTCATGGCCCGCAGGATTCCCGTCCTCGGCGTCGTTGCCGGAGAGGCCGCAGACATCATCACCGGAACAGCCGCCGGCGAGATCGCAACCCCGGGAGACGCGGACTCCGTGGCCGCAGCGATGACGAGGATGCGCGACCGGATCGAAGCCGGAGAGGAATTCGGTATCAACCCGCCGGACGGGCAGGACCCGCGCGAATGGGTGATCCGGCACGCCTCGGCGGCGGCGATGGGACACGGATACGAACGCATTCTCAATCAGGTGGTCGCGTGAATCTGCTCTTCCTCGCCCGCCAGGTCGCCAACGCGGTCGCCACGACAGCCGGTCATGTCAACGACGACCGGGTCTTCTTCAGCATGCAGTTGGCCCGTCGCCTTCCCGGACCGGCCTCGCGGCTCGTCGGGTACGCAATCGCCCGAGTCCCCGGTGACGCCGGACGTGCGGCCTCGGCATGGCTGCTCGGGGAGGAGTCGAAGGCGAAGAGACTCGTCATCGACTCGAGTTCGCCCTCGCGGCTGCTCGGCGAGATTGCGCTCAACCTCGGGCTCCTCGACGAGGCCGAGGCCATCGCGAGGGCCGTGCCCGAGGCGACTGCACTGCGGTCGCGTATCCAGTGGACCAAGGGCAGTATCGATGACGCCATCGACGTGCTGCCCGACTGTGCTCGCCGAACACGACTGGTCGAGGAGCGCCGGTGCCTGCAACAGGGATGGTGGCCCGAAGTGTCGAGCCACATCACGGCCCGTCCGGCACGCAGCCAGGCGGATCAACCGGCCACGGCACTGCATGTGCTGACGAACTCGCTGCCGCACACACGTTCCGGATACGCCTACCGCTCGCATGCCATACTCTCGACTCTGCAGGATGCGGGGCACCGGGTGGCCGCAGCAACGCGCCCTTCTTACCCGGTGACGATCGGACGGGTGAGCTCGGGGCCTGTCGAGACTGTCGATGGTATCGACTACCTGCGTCACGTGCCTCTGCGGCCGCGCTCCACCCCTTCGGAACGACTCGGTGACCAGGCGAGTTGGATCGCTGAACAGGCGCAGGTTCGCGATGTTCAGATCCTTCACACAACCACGCATTACGTCAACGGTCTGGCCACGGGAGCAGCTGCGGCCGCAGCGGGCCTGCCCTGGGTCTATGAGGTTCGCGGCGTCCTTGAAGAGACGTGGGCGGCTGCTGGTGCCAACCCGGCCGAACGCTCCGCACGTCGAGCAAGCCAACGCTTCGCCCTCATGCGTTCAAAGGAAATCGAGGTCGCTACCGCCGCCGATGTCGTCATCACCTTGGGCGAGACGATGCGTGAGCACCTGATCGCCGGGGGAGTTCCGGCGTACAAGATCACACTCATCCCGAATTCGGTCTCCGAAGCCGTCGTCGACACCGATGTCACCCGCACTCCGGCCGATGTGCGAAAAGGCCTCGGCCTGCCCGGGCAAGGAATCTGGGTCGGAACGGCGGCCTCGATCGTCGGCTATGAGGGCCTCGACGACCTCGTCGACGCGGTCATCCGGGCCCGGAGCCAGGGCACGGACCTGCGTCTCCTCATCGCCGGTGACGGTGTCGCCCTGCCGGAACTGAGAGAACGAGCCGCAGGTCTGGGAGAGAACGCAGTCTTCACCGGCCGGGTCTCACAAGCTCGGGCAATTGAGTACCAACTTGCGCTCGATGCCATCGTCGTACCACGCAAGGACGAACCGGTCTGTCGTCTGGTCACTCCGATCAAACCGATCGAAGCGATGGGTCTTGCGCGACCCGTGGTCATCTCCGACCTGCCGGCACTGCGTGAACTGGTTCCGGACAACGCTGGCTTGGTGACACCGCCGGAGAACCCGCAGGAACTCGCGGGACTGCTGTCCGAGCTCGCCTCCGATGACACCGCGAGAGCCAGATTCGGAGACAATGGACGAGCACACGTTCTTGCAACTCGCAGGTGGAAGGAAATCGGACGACGATATGGGCAGGTCTATTCTCAACTCGTGGGGAGTGATGCGCGATGAGTGAGACAACGAACCCCCTTGGGCTGAGTTCGATCCCGTCCGTTTCGAGCGAAGGCCTCGTACCCGTCGGTCGGCGGACGAGTCTGAGCAGCTACCTCGCCGCGCTGTGGAACCGTCGGCACTTCATCATCGCCGAGTCCCGAGCCAAGATGTCGAGTTCGACGCGGAAGAACATCCTCGGATACGGCTGGCTGTTCCTCAATCCACTGCTGTCGGTGCTCGCATTCTGGTTCATCTTCGGATTCATTCTGCAGACTTCTCGAGGAGTTCCGAACTTCCTCGGCTTCCTCGTCGTCGGAGTGTTCTTCTTCGGGTTCACCGGCAAGTGCATGACCGGCGGAACCGGAGCGATCCGCTCGGGGGCGTCGATGATCAAGGGATTCCAGTTCCCCCGTGCTGCGCTTCCGATCTCTACTGTGGTCCGCAATTTCCTCGACTTCATGCCGACACTGCTCGTCATGGTCATCGTGCTGGCGGTCGTGCCCCCGCTCGAAGTCATCACCTGGCGTGTCATCCTCGTCATCCCCGTCATAATTCTGCAGACGATCTTCAACGTCGGTCTCGCCTGCTTCCTAGCTCGTCTTGGACACAAGATCCCGGACCTCACGAACTTCATGTCGATTGTCAGCCGATTCTGGCTCTACGGATCGGGAGTGTTCTTCTCCATCGAAGACCGTTTGGGAAATCACCCGGCACTTTTGGAGGCAATGCAGTACAACCCGATGCATGCCTATCTGACGCTGGTGCGCAACTCACTGCTCTACGGAGTCGATTCGGATCCGAAGATGTGGATCGTCGGCACAGTCTGGGCCTTCGGTCTTCTCATGGTCGGATTCCTGTTCTTCTGGAGAGGGGAGGAGAACTATGGCCGACTCTGAGGTCCAGGACCCCACCATCATCGCGGAGAACGTCCAGGTCCGGTACACCGTCAACACCAATGATCCGGGCAACAAGGCAACTGGTGTCCGAGGCCTGACGAACAAGATCGTCGGACGGCAAGGTCAGACGACTGTGCGAGCGCTGCGTGGGGTCAACTTCGTTGCCCGCGAAGGAGAGATGGTGGGAATCGTCGGGGCCAACGGTTCCGGAAAGTCCACCTTCCTGCGCAACGTCGCCGGGGTCGAGCAACCGGATCGTGGCCGCATCCTCGTCCGTTACCAGCCGCTTCTGCTCGGTGTAAGCGCTGCCTTGCAACCCGCGCTGTCGGGAAGTGAGAACGTGCGCCTCGGATGTCTGGCGATGGGTTTGTCCCCCGAAGAGGCGGCCGAAGCCTTCGACTATGTCGTTGAGCTTTCGGCGTTGGGCTCGGCAATCCATCGGCCGATGGGAACATACTCTTCCGGTATGGGCGCCCGGCTCAGATTTGCCATCGCTTTGGCTGCGCGACCGAAGATCCTGCTCATCGACGAGGCTCTGTCGACCGGCGACGCGACGTTCGCTGAGCGCAGCGAACGTGCGATGGATGAGCTTCTTGCCGAAGCAGGAACGGTTCTGCTCGTCAACCATGCCGCAAAAGTGATTCAGGAGCTGTGTACCCGCGCAGTCTGGATGCACCGAGGCGAGATCCTCATGAACGGCCCTGCCGAGGCTGTCGCAGAGAAATACCGCTGGTGGGCGTGGAATGTTGCCAAGGGCAAGGAAGACATTGCAGACAAGCTCCTTGCCGATGTGGTGAGCAACGCGGTCAAAGAGGAGATCAACATCCTCGAGCCCGAACTCATCAAGAATCCCATCCCGCGGCACGCAGCGCGCCCGTCAAAGACGAAGGCCGCTCCGGCACGTCATGTGAAGCGACAGGACACGATCGACGAAGTCGAAGAGACGCCGACTCCGATGTTGGCCGCTGCCGAGGAGCAGGTCTGGCCCAAATCCTTCGACGCCGAGATGCCGAAGGCCAAATTTCCGGCTCTGCCCAAACCGGCCTCTCAGGCAGTGAGTGCACCACGGATCACCGATGCCCCGCCTCTGCGGCTCAATCCCAGTAAGAAACGCGTCGTTCTGCGAGCAGCGAACCCGAATGACCGTGCGTCATCGGTTGCCGCTGCGGATGACTTCACCGGCCGCAGGCTCGCTTCTCGCGCCCGAAAGATCGCCGATGAACGGTATGAGGAGAGGCAGCGTTTGCGGCAGGAAGACGAGACCCCTGTCGTTCACCAGGACTCGGGCCGATGAAGATCGCAATCTTCGGTTCCTGCGTGAGCCGCGATACGGCGGAGTTCATGCCTGAAGCTGAGGTCGTGGCTTACGTGGCCAGGCACTCGGTGACGAGCTTGGAATCTCCGCATGGGAAAGCTGAAATTGATCTGAGTGACCTGACCTCGGCTTTTCAAGAGCGAATGGTCACTAATGACCTTCATGGTTCAGGTCTCGAACGAATCGTTAATAATGCGAGCGATCTCGATGTCGTACTTCTCGATTTAGTCGACGAAAGACGAGGTTTTTGGCAGTTTCCTGACGGTACGACCATGACGAATTCGATCGAAGTTGAGTCCTGTGGCGCCGCTCGCGAAGCACGCCGGAGTGGTGCTCGGCTCATTGAATTTGGAAGTGAAGAACACTTCGTCCGATGGAAGTCTGGCTTTGTCCAGCTCGTCGATGGGCTTAGGGACGCTGGGTTGTGGGAGAAGACTATTTTGCTCGACATTGAGTGGGCTGGAGCTGTTGACGGTGCCCAGCACCCGCAAAGCGACAGTCTGGCGAAATTGGGTCGCAGCTGGCGACGGCTGCAACGTGGCAGCCGCGAAGCTAGCCGCAGACTAACCCGCGGGCAAGGGATTGCCGAAGCATTGACTAGCCTGCGAAACGTGAGACCTACTGAAGCAGAAGAGTATGCGGACAGGGCCGTCGCTGCCAATGCAGACTTTGTCCGGTACCGCAGATTCGCTCAGTCCATGGTGAAGTCAACAGTCACAAGGGCCAGTAGCCAAGTCCGGATCAACCGAGACCACAAATGGGGGCCTCAGCCGTTCCACTACCGGGACGAGGACTACAGGTCGATCGTGCAAAGCGTCCGCGACCTGGTGGAAAAGTGGGGCACGTCGTCGACTCACGCCGAGTGAAACGGCGAATGCGAGACTGCACGTCTCAGTACCCCAGCGACACGAGGTAGCGGAAGAAGTCGGCTAGCTCGTTGCCGGCCAAAGCGTTCTTGAGAGCCGGTACTGCCTCGGGATCGAAGTCGATGATGACCGTGCCGTCGTCCTCGCGACGGGAGTTCGTGGGCACGGTGACCACGGCGACGTCGTCCGCCTGCAGGGTGCGGAGGCCATTGGCGATCTTGACGAGCTCACTCGTGGTCAGCTCGGCATTGTGTTGAATCCCTGAAGCGAAATGTGCGAGCACGGCCGCGCCCTTGTTCGGGTCCTTGACCAACCCGCCTGACTTCAGCCCCTGGACGAGCGCACGCACGACCGCACGCTGATTGCGGGTCCGCGTCTGACCGGCATCATCGACCGGATCCGCCGCAGTGAAGATCGACGATGTCGCGCCATCGAGATTGTTCGTCCCCTCAACGAAGTCGGTGCCGCCGGCGTTGAACGCAGCTCGGCTGTAAACCTGCAGACCGCCGAGCTCACCGATGACTCGACCCAGCGCGTCTGATTCGAGCTGTGCAATGTGATCGATGCGGATGCCGAGGAACTCCTCAACCATGGCGACGACAACCGGCCACCCGCCTTCGTCGGCAATGGTCGCGAAAGTCTGACCGGCCTCGATCTGAGTGGAGGGATTGAGAACGAGACCTGCTGCGAAGTCGCCGGAGGCCGGAACGTGGATGACAGCGAAAGTGTCACCCTGACTCGATGTTTTCGGGTCCGCCTCGGCGAGGTTCCCTGGATTCGTCACCCGAAGCATGAGGGTGCGGGACTCGTCCGCGGTTGGGCGGATGTCTGCGGGTGGGAAGGCCGCCTCGGCGGGGATGGTCTTCGACGTGTCATCGAACTCGGCGCGGGCGGAGTTGAGGTCCTTGAGAGAACCGATGGCGGAAACCATCTTCGTCAGCTTGGCCATGGCAGTCCCACTTCCTCTGTCAGGTCATATGGTGATGGCCCCAATAATAGCCGCGGGTGAGATCGGCTCGTGTACCGATCTCACCCGCGGGATACGTACGTCGGGAGGAACTTTCAGCGCTCTCCTCCGTGCCAACTGCAGGTCCCCTGGCCGGACGAATTGGAAACGGTGCCGTCGTTGCACTGGGTTGGTCCGCCAGCGTTCCCTCCATACTCGTTATACGGACCCGGGTATGGGTAGTCGGGGTCGGAACTGCCGTAACCGGGTGCTTCGTCCTCGACCGGGTCTGAGCTTTCATACGGGTCGGGAACGTCCGGCATCGTTGGACCTGACATGTCGGACTCCGGAGGTGTGTCGAACTCATATCGAATTATGAACAGTTGGTTGTCGTAGTAGTCCGAGAAGTCCTCAACCGACGCGTAGACAGGACCGATGGCATTGGCCGTTTCCAAGAAAGCCAAAGAGATCAGCTCAGCTTCAGACCCGTACCTTTTGAAACTCTCGCCGTAATCGTCGATGCCGCACCAGAACGAACCGTTCACCATGAAGACGAAGGTTTCGAGCAGAAGACCAGAGCGAGGATCGTCGGCGAGGGTGTCGGCAGACCTCGGGCCATAGACACGAGTGCTGCGAGCCTCAGAATACGAGTCGCATTCCTTGTCTGCGACCGACAGCCATTCATCCGGTTCTACGTCGATTCCGTAGCGGTAGGCGAGCACTTCACCGTAGTAAACGAGTTCTTCTTCCTTCGCCGAGTACGGGTCCAGATCCTCGGCCACAGGCTCAGGTGCTGGTTCGTCAACGGCTGCCGGGTTGACTTCCTCGATAGGGTCAGCGGAGGATCCGGTCGAATCACCTGTCTGCGGTGGCTTCTCGACTGTAGAGCAACCCGAAAGAGCGACGAGGGCAAAAACTAAAACCAGCGCGACAAAGGCGCGTCTTATATTCACTTGCCACAGCAAGGACCTCAATAGAGGTGAGCGATGCTTCACGGGACCCCGATTCGATTCTGACCGAAGCAGACGACTTATCGTAACTCGTTACTCGTGAGCGAGAATGCCTCTGGCCGGGGTGGAGGGCAACGGTGATCTATTCGTTGGAATGTGAGTGACTGTGTTGCCGGTAATGCGCTCATTCAACACATAAAACAACTTGACCGAGCAGCTCATAGCTACTCGGTCGAGTTCAGTTGGTTTCAGCGGAGGCCGAAGATCTTTCCGAATGCGCTTCCGGACGACTGACCGTCCGACTTCTTGGTCTCGGGAGCCTTGTCCGCTGGCTTGTCAGCGGAAGGTTCGGCGGGCTTGACCGGCGGTGGGGGAGGGAACTCCGAGCCGGCGGACTCTGCCTTCGGGGCCACTGATGCTGCGCTCTCCGGGGCCTTCGGCGCGGGAGGAGCCGTCTCGGTCTCGACGGCTGCCGGGGTCGGGGTCACCGACTCCGGAGCTTCGGGGACCGGCTGAGGGGCTTCCGGTGCGGGAGCCGACTCGGCGGCTTCTGGCTTCGGAGCGTCCGGCGCCTCAGGTGCTTCCGGTGTCTCCTGGACCAGGGCGTCAGCGGAGTTCTCCGAGGCATTGGTCACGGGCGCTGTGGTCTGCGGGGCTGCGGAGCCGGCTTCGGGGGCGGAGGTCGCCTCGGTGGAACGTGCCGGTGCCTCGGTGGAGGCCTCGTCCGGGACTGCGGTCTCGGACGAATCGGCGGGGGCCGCCTCGGCGAGGTTCTTGATGAGGGAGAGCTCGAACTCGAGCGTGATCTTGTCGCTGACGAGGACACCACCGGAATCGAGCTTCGTATTCCAGGTCACGCCCCAGTCCTTGCGGTCGATGCGGCGCGAGCGCTCGAGGCCGGCGCGCAGGTTGCCGAACGGGTCGGTGTCCACCCCGATGAGCTCGAGAGGAACGGAGACGGTCTTCGTCGTATCACGGATCGTCAGCTCACCGGTGACGATATAGGAGCCTTCGTCGACCTCGTCGATGGCCGAGGAGACGAAACGGATCTCTGGGTAGGTCTCCACGTCGAAGAAGTCCGCCGAGCGTAGGTGCTCGTCGC from Brevibacterium sp. JSBI002 includes the following:
- a CDS encoding YceI family protein — its product is MTENPGIIGHWDIDPSHSRLGFSTRHAMVSRVRGAFNDVSGFADIAEDLADSTAEVIIQTASVDTRSADRDEHLRSADFFDVETYPEIRFVSSAIDEVDEGSYIVTGELTIRDTTKTVSVPLELIGVDTDPFGNLRAGLERSRRIDRKDWGVTWNTKLDSGGVLVSDKITLEFELSLIKNLAEAAPADSSETAVPDEASTEAPARSTEATSAPEAGSAAPQTTAPVTNASENSADALVQETPEAPEAPDAPKPEAAESAPAPEAPQPVPEAPESVTPTPAAVETETAPPAPKAPESAASVAPKAESAGSEFPPPPPVKPAEPSADKPADKAPETKKSDGQSSGSAFGKIFGLR
- a CDS encoding LCP family protein, translated to MAKLTKMVSAIGSLKDLNSARAEFDDTSKTIPAEAAFPPADIRPTADESRTLMLRVTNPGNLAEADPKTSSQGDTFAVIHVPASGDFAAGLVLNPSTQIEAGQTFATIADEGGWPVVVAMVEEFLGIRIDHIAQLESDALGRVIGELGGLQVYSRAAFNAGGTDFVEGTNNLDGATSSIFTAADPVDDAGQTRTRNQRAVVRALVQGLKSGGLVKDPNKGAAVLAHFASGIQHNAELTTSELVKIANGLRTLQADDVAVVTVPTNSRREDDGTVIIDFDPEAVPALKNALAGNELADFFRYLVSLGY
- a CDS encoding DUF6270 domain-containing protein, with the translated sequence MKIAIFGSCVSRDTAEFMPEAEVVAYVARHSVTSLESPHGKAEIDLSDLTSAFQERMVTNDLHGSGLERIVNNASDLDVVLLDLVDERRGFWQFPDGTTMTNSIEVESCGAAREARRSGARLIEFGSEEHFVRWKSGFVQLVDGLRDAGLWEKTILLDIEWAGAVDGAQHPQSDSLAKLGRSWRRLQRGSREASRRLTRGQGIAEALTSLRNVRPTEAEEYADRAVAANADFVRYRRFAQSMVKSTVTRASSQVRINRDHKWGPQPFHYRDEDYRSIVQSVRDLVEKWGTSSTHAE
- a CDS encoding ABC transporter permease, giving the protein MSETTNPLGLSSIPSVSSEGLVPVGRRTSLSSYLAALWNRRHFIIAESRAKMSSSTRKNILGYGWLFLNPLLSVLAFWFIFGFILQTSRGVPNFLGFLVVGVFFFGFTGKCMTGGTGAIRSGASMIKGFQFPRAALPISTVVRNFLDFMPTLLVMVIVLAVVPPLEVITWRVILVIPVIILQTIFNVGLACFLARLGHKIPDLTNFMSIVSRFWLYGSGVFFSIEDRLGNHPALLEAMQYNPMHAYLTLVRNSLLYGVDSDPKMWIVGTVWAFGLLMVGFLFFWRGEENYGRL
- a CDS encoding ABC transporter ATP-binding protein, producing the protein MADSEVQDPTIIAENVQVRYTVNTNDPGNKATGVRGLTNKIVGRQGQTTVRALRGVNFVAREGEMVGIVGANGSGKSTFLRNVAGVEQPDRGRILVRYQPLLLGVSAALQPALSGSENVRLGCLAMGLSPEEAAEAFDYVVELSALGSAIHRPMGTYSSGMGARLRFAIALAARPKILLIDEALSTGDATFAERSERAMDELLAEAGTVLLVNHAAKVIQELCTRAVWMHRGEILMNGPAEAVAEKYRWWAWNVAKGKEDIADKLLADVVSNAVKEEINILEPELIKNPIPRHAARPSKTKAAPARHVKRQDTIDEVEETPTPMLAAAEEQVWPKSFDAEMPKAKFPALPKPASQAVSAPRITDAPPLRLNPSKKRVVLRAANPNDRASSVAAADDFTGRRLASRARKIADERYEERQRLRQEDETPVVHQDSGR
- a CDS encoding glycosyltransferase family 4 protein codes for the protein MNLLFLARQVANAVATTAGHVNDDRVFFSMQLARRLPGPASRLVGYAIARVPGDAGRAASAWLLGEESKAKRLVIDSSSPSRLLGEIALNLGLLDEAEAIARAVPEATALRSRIQWTKGSIDDAIDVLPDCARRTRLVEERRCLQQGWWPEVSSHITARPARSQADQPATALHVLTNSLPHTRSGYAYRSHAILSTLQDAGHRVAAATRPSYPVTIGRVSSGPVETVDGIDYLRHVPLRPRSTPSERLGDQASWIAEQAQVRDVQILHTTTHYVNGLATGAAAAAAGLPWVYEVRGVLEETWAAAGANPAERSARRASQRFALMRSKEIEVATAADVVITLGETMREHLIAGGVPAYKITLIPNSVSEAVVDTDVTRTPADVRKGLGLPGQGIWVGTAASIVGYEGLDDLVDAVIRARSQGTDLRLLIAGDGVALPELRERAAGLGENAVFTGRVSQARAIEYQLALDAIVVPRKDEPVCRLVTPIKPIEAMGLARPVVISDLPALRELVPDNAGLVTPPENPQELAGLLSELASDDTARARFGDNGRAHVLATRRWKEIGRRYGQVYSQLVGSDAR